In Egicoccus sp. AB-alg6-2, a genomic segment contains:
- a CDS encoding TIGR03617 family F420-dependent LLM class oxidoreductase, producing the protein MKFDAMVLGTPLVDAGAAATAAETAGYDGWFTGETAHEPLLACGAAGAATQRIQVGTAIAVAFPRSPMHVAQAAHDLQALTGGRFVLGLGSQVKAHVEKRFSATWSAPAARMRDYVLALRAIWDAWETGERLAHRGEFYRHTLMTPFFTPPPHGHGAPPVWLAAVGQKMTTVAGEVADGLLCHGFTTDRYLREVTLPALEEGAIGAGRTRSDLEVCLPVFAVTGHDAHQARRAEAFVRQQIAFYGSTPAYRPVLDLHGWAGLHERLHARSIRGEWEAMPALIDDDVLDTFAVAAPPGQLGTVIRARYGTLVDRISLYTPFVPSADDVRRLAQDLAG; encoded by the coding sequence GTGAAGTTCGACGCGATGGTGCTCGGTACGCCGCTCGTCGACGCGGGCGCCGCCGCCACCGCGGCGGAGACCGCAGGCTACGACGGCTGGTTCACCGGCGAGACCGCGCACGAGCCGCTGCTCGCCTGCGGGGCGGCCGGCGCCGCGACGCAGCGGATCCAGGTCGGCACGGCGATCGCCGTCGCCTTTCCGCGCTCGCCCATGCACGTGGCCCAGGCGGCGCACGACCTGCAGGCGCTGACCGGCGGACGGTTCGTGCTCGGGCTGGGCTCGCAGGTGAAGGCACACGTCGAGAAGCGGTTCAGTGCCACCTGGTCGGCACCGGCAGCGCGGATGCGCGACTACGTCCTCGCGCTCCGGGCCATCTGGGACGCCTGGGAGACCGGGGAGCGGCTGGCCCACCGCGGCGAGTTCTACCGCCACACGTTGATGACCCCGTTCTTCACCCCGCCGCCGCACGGCCACGGTGCACCGCCCGTGTGGTTGGCGGCGGTGGGGCAGAAGATGACCACGGTTGCCGGGGAGGTCGCCGACGGGCTGTTGTGCCACGGCTTCACGACGGACCGCTACCTGCGTGAGGTGACGCTGCCCGCGCTCGAGGAGGGGGCGATCGGAGCCGGTCGGACCCGCAGCGACCTCGAGGTGTGTCTGCCGGTCTTCGCCGTCACCGGCCACGACGCCCACCAGGCCCGCCGCGCGGAGGCGTTCGTCCGACAGCAGATCGCCTTCTACGGCTCGACGCCGGCCTACCGCCCCGTGCTCGACCTCCACGGCTGGGCCGGCCTCCACGAACGGTTGCACGCCCGCTCGATCCGGGGCGAGTGGGAGGCGATGCCGGCGCTGATCGACGACGACGTGCTCGACACCTTCGCGGTGGCGGCGCCGCCCGGGCAGCTCGGGACGGTGATCCGCGCGCGCTACGGCACGCTCGTGGACCGCATCAGCCTCTACACGCCATTCGTGCCGTCCGCGGACGACGTCCGCCGGCTGGCGCAGGACCTGGCCGGGTGA
- a CDS encoding DMT family transporter has translation MTRSAAPGRLLVLAAATLWGTAGTAQELGPADAWPPAVAGLRSLAGGAVLVVVVLAWRGRGALAQVVRVAPGLLLAAAAAISGFQWAYFTGIRLTGVAVGTLLAIGSAPIWAGVLEAVAGRGPGRRWVAATAITVTGTALLVLGGVDGGRAEVDVDGVGIAAALAAGAAYALYTVVSKRLIDRGADGTCAMAMTFAISGILLAPALLARDLGWAWSGPGMLMLTWLALATIAAAYTLFAAGLRTVDAPTATTLTLAEPLTATVLAVVAVGERLTPAAVAGAALVTAGLGLAGRRRQGPAEPAGARGRIAGER, from the coding sequence GTGACCCGGTCCGCGGCGCCGGGCCGGCTGCTGGTACTCGCCGCCGCCACCCTGTGGGGCACGGCGGGAACAGCGCAGGAACTGGGCCCGGCCGATGCCTGGCCGCCCGCCGTCGCGGGACTCCGCAGCCTGGCCGGGGGCGCCGTCCTGGTCGTGGTCGTGCTGGCCTGGCGCGGTCGTGGTGCCCTCGCGCAGGTCGTCCGGGTCGCCCCGGGGCTGCTGCTCGCGGCCGCAGCCGCGATCTCCGGCTTCCAATGGGCCTACTTCACCGGCATCCGGCTCACCGGTGTCGCCGTCGGCACGCTGCTGGCGATCGGCAGCGCGCCGATCTGGGCCGGGGTGCTCGAGGCGGTCGCCGGTCGCGGGCCAGGGCGTCGCTGGGTGGCCGCCACGGCGATCACGGTGACCGGTACGGCGCTGCTGGTCCTCGGTGGCGTCGACGGCGGCCGCGCGGAGGTGGACGTCGACGGCGTCGGAATCGCCGCCGCCCTGGCCGCGGGCGCGGCGTACGCGCTGTACACGGTGGTGTCGAAGCGCCTGATCGACCGCGGGGCCGACGGCACGTGTGCCATGGCCATGACCTTCGCCATCAGCGGCATCCTGTTGGCTCCGGCGTTGCTGGCCCGCGACCTCGGTTGGGCCTGGTCGGGTCCGGGAATGCTCATGCTGACCTGGCTGGCCCTCGCCACGATCGCCGCGGCCTACACCTTGTTCGCCGCCGGTCTGCGCACCGTCGACGCACCGACGGCGACGACGCTGACCCTCGCCGAACCCCTGACCGCGACGGTGCTGGCCGTGGTCGCGGTGGGGGAGCGGCTGACCCCGGCCGCGGTCGCCGGCGCAGCCCTCGTGACCGCCGGCCTGGGACTCGCCGGACGCCGCCGCCAGGGCCCCGCCGAGCCCGCCGGGGCCCGTGGGCGCATCGCGGGCGAACGCTAG
- a CDS encoding PaaI family thioesterase, which translates to MSHAALTSLVPRLQAGETIPASELELLGEDQFASRVVGLRWDTLALDRVTAHLDVDERHHQPYGIVHGGVWCTLVETIGSIGAALHAAGRGEVAVGVTNSTDFLRPHRSGRVEIEGVPIHVGRSQQLWQVVVTREDGKPVARGQLRVQSLPADRMGGA; encoded by the coding sequence ATGTCCCACGCGGCGCTCACGTCCCTCGTCCCACGCCTCCAGGCCGGCGAGACCATCCCGGCCTCCGAACTCGAGTTGCTCGGCGAGGACCAGTTCGCCAGCCGGGTGGTCGGCCTGCGCTGGGACACCCTCGCGCTGGATCGCGTCACCGCCCACCTCGACGTCGACGAGCGGCACCACCAGCCCTACGGGATCGTCCACGGCGGCGTCTGGTGCACGCTGGTGGAGACGATCGGGTCGATCGGTGCGGCGTTGCACGCGGCCGGTCGCGGCGAGGTCGCGGTCGGGGTCACCAACAGTACCGACTTCCTTCGACCCCACCGCTCCGGTCGGGTCGAGATCGAGGGGGTGCCGATCCACGTCGGACGCAGCCAGCAGTTGTGGCAGGTGGTCGTCACCCGCGAGGACGGCAAGCCGGTGGCGCGGGGCCAGCTGCGCGTGCAGTCGTTGCCGGCCGACCGGATGGGCGGCGCGTGA
- a CDS encoding ROK family protein, whose amino-acid sequence MVTIGIDLGGANIYAVVLEGDAAVGRAKLRTPPSGERSEVIDVIDAAVRDALDDAGRRMDDVTGVGVGSPGIVMAGTVGGASNVPGFLERFSLADLLKQKVGRDVRVANDVTAAAVAEHRLGAGRGTDDLLGVHVGTGVGGGIILGGKPFEGGAGGAGEFGHIVVRQGGAVCPCGRRGCVEAYAGRRAMELAAERTLASGGQTILFDVMREKGKPRATSGIFQEAYDRGDPLVADLLDEAIDALGAGIASAVNLLDVDVVVLGGGLADRFGEWFRMRVDAAMRPHLFLQPPRVRVVSAELGDEGGAIGAALLATEG is encoded by the coding sequence GTGGTCACGATCGGGATCGATCTCGGTGGCGCGAACATCTATGCGGTCGTGCTCGAGGGCGATGCGGCGGTCGGACGTGCCAAGTTGCGGACGCCGCCGTCCGGAGAACGCTCCGAGGTCATCGACGTCATCGACGCCGCGGTCCGCGACGCGCTCGACGACGCCGGGCGTCGGATGGACGACGTGACCGGGGTGGGCGTCGGCTCGCCCGGCATCGTCATGGCCGGCACCGTCGGTGGTGCCTCGAACGTGCCCGGGTTCCTCGAACGGTTCTCGTTGGCCGACCTGCTCAAGCAGAAGGTCGGCCGCGACGTCCGGGTCGCCAACGACGTCACCGCCGCCGCCGTCGCCGAGCACCGGCTCGGAGCCGGACGCGGCACCGACGATCTGCTCGGCGTGCACGTGGGGACCGGTGTCGGTGGCGGGATCATCCTGGGCGGCAAGCCGTTCGAGGGTGGCGCCGGCGGTGCCGGCGAGTTCGGCCACATCGTCGTCCGCCAGGGTGGTGCGGTCTGTCCGTGCGGGCGTCGCGGCTGCGTCGAGGCCTACGCCGGGCGCCGCGCGATGGAGTTGGCCGCCGAGCGGACACTGGCGAGCGGCGGCCAGACGATCCTGTTCGACGTGATGCGCGAGAAGGGCAAGCCCCGGGCGACGTCGGGCATCTTCCAGGAGGCGTACGACCGCGGGGATCCGCTCGTCGCCGACCTCCTCGACGAGGCCATCGACGCGCTGGGAGCCGGGATCGCCAGCGCCGTCAACCTGCTCGACGTGGACGTCGTGGTACTCGGCGGTGGCCTGGCGGACCGCTTCGGGGAATGGTTCCGCATGCGGGTCGACGCCGCGATGCGGCCGCACCTGTTCCTGCAGCCGCCGCGGGTACGGGTCGTTTCCGCCGAGCTCGGTGACGAGGGCGGCGCCATCGGGGCCGCTCTGCTGGCCACCGAGGGCTGA